The DNA segment GCATGTTCCACCGGGCGTCGTCGGTCACCAGCGCGGCGGTGAGGCCGCCGACGAACGGTGACGCCGGATGCGTCGAGACGTACCAGCTGCCGACCTCGAGGTCGATGAGCGGTTGCGGGTCATCGGTGAACACATACAGCGGCAGCCACGCGCCGCGGATGTGCGCTTCGAGCACCTGGCCGTCGCGGTGTTCGCGGATGCGGTACGGCTCGTGCCGGGTGGCCTGCTCGACGCCGGTGTCGAACCGCAGCGGTGCCGACGGTGTCTGCCCGCCGAAGCCGACGTCGACCAGGAAGCGGCCGGCCACGTCCGGCACCGTCACCGCGAGCAGCTGGTGGGTCTGGGCGGGCAGCGTGTCCTCGTCGCGCATCCACACCACCCGCGCGGCGAGTCGTTCCACGCCGAAGCCGAGTTCCTCCAGCGCGTAGCCCATGAGGCCGTTGTGTTCGTAGCAGTAGCCGCCGCGTCGCCGGTGCACCAGTTTGTCGGCGAGCGCGGCGGCGCTGAGATCGGCGACGGGGATGCCCAGGAGCGGGTCGAGGTTCTCGAACGGGATCGACCGGTTGTGGGCGGCGACGAGCGCGTGCAGCGTGTCGAGGCTGGGGGTGGCTTCGCCTCCGTAACCGATCCTGGCGAAGTACGACGGAATGACGGTCATGCACCCATGGTGTGACCTCAACGGCGGTTGAGGTCAAGACGTGGCGCGGTTTTCACGGTGTCAACCCGCCGGAACGGGTAACCCCCCTCTACGCGTCTCGACGACCGGGACACCGACCCACGAGGGGCACTCATGAGCGCCAGCGACAAGGCGAAGAACAAGCTGCAGCAGCTGCAGGGCAAGATGCGGGCGGCCACGGGCGGCGCGATCGGCGACCCGGACATGGCGGCGCGTGGTCGCGGTGACCAGCGGATCGCGCATCTGAAGGACGCCGGTGAAAAGGTCAAGGACGCGTTCCGTTCGCGCCGGCGGCCGCGCCGGTACTGAGCCGGTCGGTGACGGATGAGACCGGCGCCGCCGGCGCCGTCCGCACCGCCACGGACAACCGGGCAGCCCAGATCGCGGCGCGCACCGGATATCTGATCAACGGCGTTCTGCATCTGCTGATCGCCTACATCATCTTCCGCGTCGCGATCGGCTCCGGCCACGGCGACGCCGACCAGTCCGGCGCGCTGGCCACACTCGCCGAGACGAAGGGCGGATTCCTCGCGCTCTGGGGGGTCGCGGTGGCGCTCGTTCCGCTGACCCTGTGGCGCCTGGCGGAGACCGTTCTCGGACTGCATCCGAGCGAGCACCACGAAGCGCACCGGGATCCCGACGACTTCCTGGTGGTCAACCGCCTCAAGGCACTCGGGCTCGCGGTGGTATATGCCGCGGTGGCGGCGATGGCCGTCCAGTTTGCCTTGGGCAGCAGGCATTCGAGCGCGGAGCGCAGCGTCGGGTTGAGCATCTGGCTGATGCGCAGCCCCGAGGGCAAGGCCCTGCTCGCGGTGATCGGTCTCGGCGTCACCGCGTTGGGCTGTTACTACGCGTTCAAGGGCGCCTCGCGGCGGTTCCGCGACGACTTGACGATCTCCGGCGGTCGGCTGCTGACCGTGCTCGGGGTGTGCGGTCACGTCGCGGAGGGTCTGGTGCTGGCGGGCGCCGGGGTGCTGGTCGTCGTCGCCTCGATCCGCGCCGATCCCTCGAAAGCCACCGGACTCGACGGCGCGGTCAAGGCGCTCGGACAGGCGCCGTTCGGCTCGGTGTTGATCGGGATCGCCGCGGCCGGTTTCGCCGCGTACGGGATGTACAGCTTCGCACTCACCCGCTACGCGCGGATGTGAGTGCTCAGGTCGGCGAAACGCCCTGGGAGACCTGGCCGTTGTGTTCGGCGACCGTCTCCACCCGGTGCGCGCCGGGCGACTCCGGCAGTTCGTGCCGTCCGCCGGCGGATCGCCGGCGCAGCAGCCACACCACCCCGCCGACGGCGGCCACCCCGGTGATCACCAGCGTCGGCCACATCGCGATCTGCGCCAGCCACAGCCGGCGCTGCACCTTCAGAATCCGCTGTTGGGCGTGGCGGAGTCGAGTCACCTTGTCCATGCCGTCACTGTGCCCGCGACCGGCGGAACGAAAACCCGTCAACCGGCGTCGATGATCGTCGTGGTCACGCTGACGAGCTGCGGGGTGGGTGGTGCGGAGGCGAACCCGAACGCCACCGGCGGCCACAGCGGCCGAAGCGCACCCAGGTCGGCGTCGCGGTAGCGGCCCGCCGCCGAGGTGAGCCGCCGCGAGCGGCGCACCCCGTAGTACTCGCGACGGCCGCCGCCCGCCGTTCCCGCGGTGCGCACACCCCGCACGAGCCGGGACGCGACGGGATCGATGGTCCGCAGCCACCACGGCGCGGTGGCGAGCCGGCCGGGCACCAGGCGCAGCAGCCGGTCCAGCGGCGCGGGCCCGCCGATGCCGACATCGAGGTCGAGGGCTGCGCTGCGCACCGTGAGCCGGTCCGTGCCGAGTGTCGCGGCCACCGGCCCGACCTCCACACTGTCGAAGTGGTAGGTCGTGGCGACGAAGTCGGCGACCGCGTCGGTCGGGGCCAGCAGCACCCGCCGTTCGTCGGGTTGCTGCACCATCACGTCGGTGAAGGCGCCGAACGGTGAGCGGTGCCAGCTGCCGACAACGATCCGTACCCCGGCGGAGGTGCCCAATCCGGCGATGTGGCCGGTGAACACGTGTCGCTGCGGCAGGTCAGTCGTCGACGTCGGCACCGTTGTCGCCGTCGGCACCGTCGCTGTGGGCCGCACCGCCGCTGGTGGCGTCGGCTCCCGCACCGGCCTTTTCGCTGTTGTCGTCGCCGCCCTCGTCCTGGCCTGCCGACCTCCCGGTGGTGCGGGTCGTGGTCTCGTCCTCGTCGGAATTGTTGTCCGACAGGGAAGCCCGCGTGTTCAGCGTGCCGGTGTCGGCGTCGTCGTCATCGGTGTCGGCAGCGCGGCCCGTGCTGATCCCCGGGGTGCCTGCGTAGCGGATGCCGACGTTGAACGCGCCGACGGTGTAGTCACCGGTGTTGAAGAACCCCACGTTGCCGACGCCGGTGTTGCCGACCCCGACGTTGAACGCGCCGGTGTTGAAGAATCCGACGTTGTAGGAGCCGCTGTTGCCCGCGCCGAAATTGCGCTCGCCGCCGGTGTTGTCGAAGCCGACGTTGAAGTCACCGGTGTTGTCGCCGCCGATGTTGAAGTCACCGGTGTTGTCGTAGCCGATGTTGAAGTCCCCGACGTTGCCGGTGCCGATGTTGAAATCACCGTCGTTCGCACCGCCGATGTTGAAGTTGCCGGTGTTGTTGGCTCCGGCGTTGAACAGACCCTCGTTGCCGTAGCCCAGGTTCGGAGTGCCGGTCAGCAGGCTGAGCTGGATTCCCGGCCTGCCCGGTTCGGGGTCGAGGCCGCCGACGTCGGGAACCGCGATCTGCGCGGCGACGTCCGGTTCCGGCACGGGCGCCACGAACGCCGCACCGACCGACGCCCGCCCGGGTTCCGGGACCGCTGCCGGTTCGTCGAGCCGCGGCACCGTCGTGGTGGCGGCCATCGGAGCGACGGTGGCATCGGCCCGCTCGACGACGGGCGTGTTGGAACCCCCGACGATGAGCCCCGCGCTCGCGAGGGACACACCGGCGATGAGGTAGGAACGGGCGGAAACTCTCATGGTCACTCCTGGAGAAGGTGCGGGACACGCGGTTGGTGAGCGTCTGGTTCACCGGCCGCCGTTTGCACAAACTCGAGGAGTGCTGACGAGAGTCTTACGTCGCCATCACGGCTTGCCGCGCGCGGGCGTCTGGTAGGCCACGCCGTGGCGCAGCGGTGTATTCGCCTGGGCCGCGGTGGATTCCTGCACTTGTGAGCCACCCGCCGTACCGCTCACACCCGGCGCATTCGACTGGTCCCCGCCCGAGGGCTCGGCCCCCTGGTGCAGTTCCTTGAGCCGGGCGTGCAGCACCTCGAGCACCGGGATGCGGTTGCCGTGCTCGGTTTCGTGATCGAACAGGGTCTGCAGCTGCGTCTCGTCGAGCGACCGGATGCGGTGGCGCAGGTCAGGCAGCGCCAGCTGGTCGTAGTCGATCAGCGGAAGTTCGTCTCGGTTACTCATATGCCAGGGGTGCCCGCCGAGGCCGTGCGGTAACCGCACTCCCGGCCGCGCACTTGGGAATGCACCGCAGCCCTGGGTACCATCGAAAACTAGAACACGTTGCAATTCGACCCCAGGGGGAGCCGTGCCGTCGTCGGACATCGCGAAATGGGACCCGGACTTCACCGAACGGGTGATGAGCGTGCTACGCCCGCTGCTCAAGACCTACCACCGCGCCGAGATGCGTGGTCTGGAGTCGTTCCCCCGGGCGGGCGGCGCGCTGGTGGTGTCGAACCACTCCGGCGGGCTGTTCGCGATGGACGTACCCGTGTTCGCCGCGGGCTTCTACGAGCAGTTCGGCTACGACCGCCCGGTCTACACGCTGTCGCACGATCTGCTGATGACGGGGCTGACCGCGGAGTTCTTCACCAAGACCGGCTTCATCCGCGCCAACCACGAGAACGCCGACGAGGCGCTGCGCTCCGGCGGGGTGGTGATCGTGTTCCCCGGCGGCGACTACGACGTGTACCGGCCGACGCTGGCCGAGAGCAAGATCGACTTCGGCGGCCGCACCGGTTATGTCCGCGCCGCGCTGAACGCCGGCGTGCCGCTGGTGCCGACCGTCTCGATCGGCGGCCAGGAGAGCCAGTTCTACCTCAGCCGCGGTGAGTGGCTGGCCAAGGCCATTCGGCTGGACAAGCTGCTGCGGGCCAAGATCCTGCCGATCTCGTTCGGCTTCCCGTTCGGGTTGTCGGCGGTACTCCCGGTCAACCTGCCGCTGCCCACCAAGATCGTCACCCGGGTCCTCGAACCGATCGACATCGTCGCGGAGTTCGGTGAGGATCCCGACGTCGATGAGGTCGACGCCCACGTCCGCCACGTGATGCAGCGCGCGCTCGACGAACTGGCCGCCGAGCGCCGCTTCCCGGTGCTGGGCTGAGCCGCGCGATGGGGTTGACCGACCGGATCGGTGGTGCGCTGGGCCTGTTCGACGCGATGCGCCGAGCCCGGCTGATCGCCCCGATGCGGCCCGACAAGTACGTGCGCATCGCCGCGGCGATGCGCCGCGAGAACATGGGCATCACGTCCGGCTTCGCCAGCGCCGCTCAGCGGTGCCCGGACCTCCCGGGTCTGGTCGACGAGCTCGGCACGCTGACGTGGCGGCAGATCGACCAGCGCAGCGACGCCCTGGCCGCCGCACTGCAGGCGCTACCCGGCGGGCAGCCCGAGGTCATCGGCATCATGGCGCGCAATCACCGCGGCTTCGTGGAATCGCTGATCGCGGCGAACCGGATCGGCGCCGACGTGCTGCTCCTCAACACGTCGTTCGCCGGACCCGCGCTGGCCGAGGTGGTCGAACGCGAAGGCGTGCAGGCGGTGATCTACGACGAGGAGTTCGCCGCCACGGTGGACCGGGCCGCGGAGGGCACCGGTATCGCGCGGATCGTCGCCTGGGCCGATCAGCCACGGGACGGGCTGACCGTCGAGTCGATGATCGCCACGCACACGGGCCGTCACCCCGAACGTGCGCGCAGCACGTCGAGGGTCATCCTGCTCACCTCCGGCACCACCGGATCACCGAAGGGCGCCAAACACTCCGGCGGTGGACCCGAGATCCTCGGCGCGATCCTGCGCCGGACGCCGTGGCGGGCCGAGGAGCCGGTGGTGATCGTGGCGCCGATGTTCCACGCGTGGGGGTTCTCGCAGCTGGCGTTCGCGGCGTCACTGGCGTGTCCGATCGTGACGCGGCGCAGATTCGACCCGGAGGCGACGCTGGCCCTGGTCGACGAGCATCGCGCGACGGGGCTGATCGTGGTGCCGGTGATGTTCGACCGGATCATGGAACTGCCCGACGAGGTGCGGGCCCGCTACAGCGGCCGGACGCTGCGCTTCGCCGCCGCCTCCGGCTCGCGGATGCGCCCCGACGTCGTCACCGCGTTCATGGACCAGTTCGGCGACGTCATCTACAACAACTACAACGCCACCGAGGCCGGCATGATCGCCACCGCGACACCCGCCGACCTGCGCGTCGCACCCGACACGGCCGGTAAACCCGCGGAGGGCACCGAGATCCGCATCCTCGACCCCGAGTTCCGCGAGCTGCCCGCCGGCGAGACCGGCAGCATCTTCGTGCGCAACTCCACGCAGTTCGACGGGTACACCTCCGGGTCGACGAAGGACTTCCACGACGGCTTCATGTCCTCCGGTGACGTCGGCTACCTCGACGAGGCGGGACGGCTGTTCGTCGTCGGCCGCGACGACGAGATGATCGTCTCCGGCGGCGAGAACGTCTACCCGATCGAGGTCGAGAAGACCCTGACCACGCACTCCGAGGTGGCCGAGGCCTCGGTCATCGGGGTGGACGACGAGCAGTATGGGCAGCGGCTGGCGGCATTCGTGGTTTTGACACCGGGTGCATCGGTTACCCCCGAGGAACTGAAACAGTACGTCCGAGAGAATTTGGCGAACTACAAAGTGCCCAGAGACATCACGGTGCTCGACGAGTTGCCGCGCAACAGCACCGGCAAGATCCTGCGACGAGACCTGCAGACCCGTGCCGCCGATGCCCAAGCCTAGGCCGCTGCTCGGTACGAGCCTGGAACTGCTCAACGCCGCGAACGGTGTGCAGCCGCTGGGCCGCAAGGGCTACGTCACGCTGCCCACGTTCGCGTTCGGGTGGCCCACCACCGAACTCGCGCCGCTGTACCTCACCGGGTCGGTGCTCGACACGGTCCGCCGCGCCCTGCGGGGACACTTCACCAGCCGGTCGGGTCGGGTCGCGTTGGCGCTCAAGGCCGTCACCTGGGCCCTGCTGGTGCTGATCCAACGGCGAAACGTCAAGTCCGAACCGTACTTCGAGGCGGGGCTTCGTGAGGCGCTCGGTGAGGACTACGCGAAGATCGCCGCCGAATCGCAGCCCGCCCGTCGCCACGGAGGGGTGTTCAAGACGGGCTGGTCGCGGCGGCGCTACGTCGAGAAGAAGGGCACCGTGCGCTACGGGCCACACCGGGCGAACACCGCCGACATCTGGCGCCGCAGCGACCTGCCGCGCGACGGGCGCGCACCGGTGCTGCTGCAGGTGCCCGGCGGGGCGTGGGCGATCGGAATGCGCCGCCCGCAGGCCTATCCGCTCCTGAGCCACATGACCGAACGCGGCTGGATCTGCGTGTCGATGGGATACCGGATCAGCCCGCGGCACACCTGGCCCGCGCACATCATCGACGTCAAACGCGCCCTGGCCTGGATCCGCGAGAACATCGCCGACTACGGCGGCGACCCGGACTTCGTGGCGATCACCGGCGGTTCGGCGGGCGGTCACCTCACCGCACTCGCCGCGCTGACGCCGAACGACCCGCAGTGGCAACCGGGATTCGCCGACGCCGACACGTCCGTGCGCGCCGCCGTGCCCGTCTACGGCCGCTACGACTGGTTCTCCGCCAAGGGCGAAGGCCGGCCGCAGTTCATCGCGTTCCTTCAGAAGTTCGTGGTCAAGAAGCCGTACCTCGGCAACCGCCGCGACTACCTCGAGGCCTCACCGATCACGCGGTTACGACCTGACGCGCCACCGTTTTTCGTGTTGCACGGCCAGGACGACTCGATCATCCCCGTTCCGGAGGGCCGGGAGTTCGTCGAGGAACTGCGCAAGGTGTCGACGAGCCCGGTGGCGTACTCGGAGATCCCGCACGCCCAGCACGCGTTCGACTTCTACGGGTCGCCGCGCGGGCACTACACCGCCGAGGCGATCGAACGCTTCCTGTCGTGGGTGCACGCGCAGCGGGACTGACCCGCTACTGCGCCATCGCCGTCTCGACCACCGTCAGCTGCTCGGAAAGACCAGCCGCCGAACGGATCTCGACGAACGCCTCGACCATCGCGTCGGTCAGCTCGTGCGGGTCCTCGACGGTCGCGCCGTCGGAGAGGACTGAGATGTTGAGCTGGTCGACGTAGCTCCACACGGTGATGTTGAGGCCGCTGCCCGTGGTGAGCGGGCCGACCGAATAGATCTCGGTGACCAGGGCGCCGCCGACCCGTCCGCGTTCGCGCGGGCCCGGCACGTTCGAGATCGGCAGGTTGAGCACCTTGTTCTGGCCGTCCTTGTTGGCCAGCCACCGGAACAGCGCCTCGGCCGGGGCGGGCGGGAAGTACGACGACCACCGGCTGACCAGTTCGGGTCCGATGAGGTGATGGCCCTCCTTGGCCGTTGCGGCAGCCTTGTGGCACTCCTGGACTCGCTGCAGCGGATCTTCGATCTGCACCGGGATGCACACCAGCACACCGGTGAAGTAGTTGCCGGAGATGCGTTCGGGGCTGAAGTCGAAACTCACCGGGACCGACGCCAGGAGTGGATGGTCGGCGTGACCGTCATAGCGCAGCAACAACTTCCGCAGAGCGCCGGCCGAGATGGCGAGCACCAGATCGTTGAGCGTCACGCCGAGGTGTTTGGCGGTCTCTTTGATGTCCGCGAGAGCCATTGTGGCGGTGGCGAATTTGCGGACGCCGTCGACCTTGTGGTTCATGAACGACGGCGGCGGGGTGAACGGGCGGGTCAGCTCCGGGGAGAGCTTGCGGCTGCTGCGTCGAACCCGTTGCAACCCTTGGGCGGTATAGCGCCAGTTGGCCGGCAGTTTGCCGATCTGGCGTAGGTGGTCGCGGAACGCGGTGCGGACGAGCTCACCGCGGCTCGGGGCCGGATCGGTGGCGTAGGAGTCGCGGTCGTGCTGCGGGCCGGTCTGCAGATCCATGCCGCGGGCCATCAGGTTGGCCGAGGCGATGCCGTCGGCCAGGGCATGGTGGATCTTGCCGAGCACCGCGATCCGCCCGTCCGCCAGCCCCTCGATGAAGTACATCTCCCACAGCGGCTTGCTGCGGTCCAGCGGGGTGCTGGCGATGCGGCCGACCGCCTCGTCGAGCTGGCGGCGGCCGCCGGGGCTGTCCACCCGATACGGCCGGACGTGGTATTCGAGGTCGACCTCGCAATTCTCCCGCCACATCGGATGGTGGAACTTGAACGGGATGTCGACGAGCTCATAGCGGAACGGATCGAGTTTGTAGAGCCGGCTGTGGATGACCTGCCGGAACTCCTCGATGCCGAACGAGCGGCCGCCCAGATCGTCGAGCTGGATCACCGCCAGCTTGAGCGTGTGCATGTGCACCGTGGGTGTTTCGCTGTACAGCAGAAACGCATCCCACCCGCTGAGCCGTTTCACGTCGCGCCTCCTCCTGCCCGGAGGCGTCTATATAACCTCTCGTGCACCGACCAGGGTTCGATTTCGATGAATCTGGTTCAGGAACAGGCCGAT comes from the Mycolicibacterium litorale genome and includes:
- a CDS encoding arylamine N-acetyltransferase family protein; translated protein: MTVIPSYFARIGYGGEATPSLDTLHALVAAHNRSIPFENLDPLLGIPVADLSAAALADKLVHRRRGGYCYEHNGLMGYALEELGFGVERLAARVVWMRDEDTLPAQTHQLLAVTVPDVAGRFLVDVGFGGQTPSAPLRFDTGVEQATRHEPYRIREHRDGQVLEAHIRGAWLPLYVFTDDPQPLIDLEVGSWYVSTHPASPFVGGLTAALVTDDARWNMRGRHLTVHRADGSERIRFDTAGQVLDTLAERFGIDLTDLGDRADVEKRVHEVLDT
- a CDS encoding CsbD family protein — translated: MSASDKAKNKLQQLQGKMRAATGGAIGDPDMAARGRGDQRIAHLKDAGEKVKDAFRSRRRPRRY
- a CDS encoding DUF1206 domain-containing protein, with translation MTDETGAAGAVRTATDNRAAQIAARTGYLINGVLHLLIAYIIFRVAIGSGHGDADQSGALATLAETKGGFLALWGVAVALVPLTLWRLAETVLGLHPSEHHEAHRDPDDFLVVNRLKALGLAVVYAAVAAMAVQFALGSRHSSAERSVGLSIWLMRSPEGKALLAVIGLGVTALGCYYAFKGASRRFRDDLTISGGRLLTVLGVCGHVAEGLVLAGAGVLVVVASIRADPSKATGLDGAVKALGQAPFGSVLIGIAAAGFAAYGMYSFALTRYARM
- a CDS encoding pentapeptide repeat-containing protein: MRVSARSYLIAGVSLASAGLIVGGSNTPVVERADATVAPMAATTTVPRLDEPAAVPEPGRASVGAAFVAPVPEPDVAAQIAVPDVGGLDPEPGRPGIQLSLLTGTPNLGYGNEGLFNAGANNTGNFNIGGANDGDFNIGTGNVGDFNIGYDNTGDFNIGGDNTGDFNVGFDNTGGERNFGAGNSGSYNVGFFNTGAFNVGVGNTGVGNVGFFNTGDYTVGAFNVGIRYAGTPGISTGRAADTDDDDADTGTLNTRASLSDNNSDEDETTTRTTGRSAGQDEGGDDNSEKAGAGADATSGGAAHSDGADGDNGADVDD
- a CDS encoding lysophospholipid acyltransferase family protein, producing the protein MSVLRPLLKTYHRAEMRGLESFPRAGGALVVSNHSGGLFAMDVPVFAAGFYEQFGYDRPVYTLSHDLLMTGLTAEFFTKTGFIRANHENADEALRSGGVVIVFPGGDYDVYRPTLAESKIDFGGRTGYVRAALNAGVPLVPTVSIGGQESQFYLSRGEWLAKAIRLDKLLRAKILPISFGFPFGLSAVLPVNLPLPTKIVTRVLEPIDIVAEFGEDPDVDEVDAHVRHVMQRALDELAAERRFPVLG
- the fadD12 gene encoding acyl-CoA ligase FadD12; amino-acid sequence: MGLTDRIGGALGLFDAMRRARLIAPMRPDKYVRIAAAMRRENMGITSGFASAAQRCPDLPGLVDELGTLTWRQIDQRSDALAAALQALPGGQPEVIGIMARNHRGFVESLIAANRIGADVLLLNTSFAGPALAEVVEREGVQAVIYDEEFAATVDRAAEGTGIARIVAWADQPRDGLTVESMIATHTGRHPERARSTSRVILLTSGTTGSPKGAKHSGGGPEILGAILRRTPWRAEEPVVIVAPMFHAWGFSQLAFAASLACPIVTRRRFDPEATLALVDEHRATGLIVVPVMFDRIMELPDEVRARYSGRTLRFAAASGSRMRPDVVTAFMDQFGDVIYNNYNATEAGMIATATPADLRVAPDTAGKPAEGTEIRILDPEFRELPAGETGSIFVRNSTQFDGYTSGSTKDFHDGFMSSGDVGYLDEAGRLFVVGRDDEMIVSGGENVYPIEVEKTLTTHSEVAEASVIGVDDEQYGQRLAAFVVLTPGASVTPEELKQYVRENLANYKVPRDITVLDELPRNSTGKILRRDLQTRAADAQA
- a CDS encoding alpha/beta hydrolase; its protein translation is MPKPRPLLGTSLELLNAANGVQPLGRKGYVTLPTFAFGWPTTELAPLYLTGSVLDTVRRALRGHFTSRSGRVALALKAVTWALLVLIQRRNVKSEPYFEAGLREALGEDYAKIAAESQPARRHGGVFKTGWSRRRYVEKKGTVRYGPHRANTADIWRRSDLPRDGRAPVLLQVPGGAWAIGMRRPQAYPLLSHMTERGWICVSMGYRISPRHTWPAHIIDVKRALAWIRENIADYGGDPDFVAITGGSAGGHLTALAALTPNDPQWQPGFADADTSVRAAVPVYGRYDWFSAKGEGRPQFIAFLQKFVVKKPYLGNRRDYLEASPITRLRPDAPPFFVLHGQDDSIIPVPEGREFVEELRKVSTSPVAYSEIPHAQHAFDFYGSPRGHYTAEAIERFLSWVHAQRD
- a CDS encoding WS/DGAT/MGAT family O-acyltransferase; protein product: MKRLSGWDAFLLYSETPTVHMHTLKLAVIQLDDLGGRSFGIEEFRQVIHSRLYKLDPFRYELVDIPFKFHHPMWRENCEVDLEYHVRPYRVDSPGGRRQLDEAVGRIASTPLDRSKPLWEMYFIEGLADGRIAVLGKIHHALADGIASANLMARGMDLQTGPQHDRDSYATDPAPSRGELVRTAFRDHLRQIGKLPANWRYTAQGLQRVRRSSRKLSPELTRPFTPPPSFMNHKVDGVRKFATATMALADIKETAKHLGVTLNDLVLAISAGALRKLLLRYDGHADHPLLASVPVSFDFSPERISGNYFTGVLVCIPVQIEDPLQRVQECHKAAATAKEGHHLIGPELVSRWSSYFPPAPAEALFRWLANKDGQNKVLNLPISNVPGPRERGRVGGALVTEIYSVGPLTTGSGLNITVWSYVDQLNISVLSDGATVEDPHELTDAMVEAFVEIRSAAGLSEQLTVVETAMAQ